In one window of Paraflavitalea soli DNA:
- a CDS encoding outer membrane beta-barrel family protein translates to MKWTNCLIIFLSFAFCNTVYAQASQPGGVKISGSVTDSTGQLLPSVTVMLLKSADSATVKITSTDQGGTYIFEDILPGQYFLSFTTSGHVPHRIQLPLINAPFTADPVRLQKAVALLEGVTVVARKPLIELKPDRTIVNVDAAVTNVGATALEVLEKSPGVSVDRNGTISLKGKQNVLILMDGKPSYLPAADLANYLSGLSASQIELIEIMTNPSSKYDAAGNAGIINIKTKKNKVKGFNGNVNLAYGQGRYYKNNNSLLLNYRNGNYNLYLTYSTNISKSFTDIYAYRWYYKEDNKTVTNRFEQPSYLASPFTGHNLKAGVDYFLGKKTTLGASVTGVHSIRKTVGSNSGEWINQNNQVDSVIHTNSDNKNTWKNLGLNLSARHAFTDSKELSVDLDYLTYDLDNRQFYQNTLTGNNSYTDGLRGDLPSTLRIFSGKADYRQTIGKDLKMETGWKTSHVKTDNQAVYESLLNNDWKPDYDKTNHFLYSETIHALYVNAQQQVSKWSLQGGLRFEHTGYNADQLGNIVRKDSSFSRQYNSLFPTAFASYQADSAHTFSFSAGRRIDRPAFQKLNPFVFLINKYTYQTGNPFYRPQFTWNFEFSHLYKQTLITTLTYSVTNDYFSQIFFSDTNGLITYTEGNLGRMVNIGLSLSSQLAPAPWWSVTLQANLNRKRIEGVVVNSIAASVTQLYMNVSNQFRFKGGWLAELSGFYITRAQNDLQEVLDPTGQLSVGLAKQIWKNKATLKLSIRDIFYTQAMAGWTDFQQAREYFKLTRDSRVATLAFTWRFGKPLKGATRKSGSASDEIKERVGQN, encoded by the coding sequence GTGAAGTGGACTAACTGTTTAATTATCTTTTTATCCTTTGCCTTCTGTAATACCGTTTATGCCCAGGCATCCCAACCAGGCGGCGTTAAAATTTCCGGGTCTGTAACAGACAGTACGGGGCAATTATTACCCTCGGTAACTGTGATGCTGTTAAAGTCTGCGGATTCAGCCACCGTAAAGATCACCAGCACGGATCAGGGCGGCACTTATATTTTTGAAGACATTTTGCCCGGGCAATACTTTTTATCTTTTACTACTAGCGGCCATGTACCTCACCGCATTCAACTGCCCTTGATTAACGCGCCCTTTACGGCCGATCCTGTACGCCTGCAAAAGGCTGTGGCTCTGCTGGAAGGTGTAACGGTGGTAGCCCGTAAACCCCTGATCGAGTTGAAGCCCGACCGGACGATCGTTAATGTAGATGCAGCGGTGACCAATGTAGGAGCTACAGCGCTGGAAGTACTGGAAAAATCGCCCGGGGTATCGGTTGACCGGAATGGGACCATCAGCCTGAAGGGCAAGCAGAATGTACTCATCCTTATGGATGGAAAACCCAGCTACCTGCCCGCTGCGGACCTGGCCAATTATCTATCCGGACTTAGCGCTTCACAAATTGAGCTCATTGAGATCATGACGAATCCTTCGTCTAAATACGATGCAGCAGGTAATGCGGGCATCATCAACATCAAAACCAAAAAGAATAAGGTAAAAGGTTTTAATGGCAACGTTAACCTGGCTTATGGTCAGGGGCGTTATTATAAGAACAACAATAGCCTGCTGTTGAATTACCGCAACGGGAATTATAATCTATATCTCACGTATAGTACTAATATTTCGAAATCGTTTACAGACATCTACGCCTATCGCTGGTATTATAAAGAAGACAATAAAACGGTGACGAATCGTTTTGAGCAACCTTCTTATTTAGCCAGTCCGTTTACAGGACATAATCTCAAAGCAGGGGTGGATTATTTCCTGGGCAAGAAAACCACGCTTGGTGCATCGGTAACGGGTGTACATTCGATCCGCAAAACAGTCGGCAGCAATTCTGGTGAGTGGATCAATCAAAACAACCAGGTAGATTCTGTGATCCATACCAACAGTGATAATAAAAACACCTGGAAAAACCTGGGCCTGAACCTAAGCGCCAGGCATGCATTTACCGACAGCAAGGAGTTGTCTGTTGACTTAGATTATCTCACTTACGACCTTGATAACCGCCAATTTTATCAGAACACGCTTACGGGCAACAACTCTTATACGGATGGATTGAGGGGCGACCTCCCCTCTACCCTACGGATATTTTCAGGCAAGGCAGATTACAGGCAAACGATTGGCAAAGACCTGAAAATGGAAACGGGCTGGAAAACATCGCATGTAAAAACAGATAACCAGGCCGTGTATGAGTCCCTGCTGAACAATGACTGGAAACCAGACTATGACAAAACGAACCATTTCTTATATTCAGAAACGATCCATGCGCTGTATGTCAATGCACAACAACAGGTATCGAAGTGGTCATTGCAGGGAGGGCTTCGCTTTGAACATACAGGGTACAATGCGGATCAACTGGGTAATATTGTCCGAAAGGATTCATCTTTTTCCAGGCAATACAACAGCTTATTCCCCACAGCATTTGCCAGCTACCAGGCGGACAGCGCTCATACCTTCAGCTTTAGTGCAGGCAGACGTATTGACCGGCCTGCTTTCCAAAAACTAAATCCCTTCGTATTTCTGATCAATAAGTATACCTATCAAACGGGCAATCCTTTTTACCGGCCCCAGTTTACCTGGAACTTTGAATTCAGTCATCTGTATAAACAAACCTTGATCACCACACTTACTTACAGTGTTACCAATGATTATTTCTCGCAGATATTCTTTTCGGATACTAATGGGCTTATTACTTATACAGAAGGCAACCTGGGCCGGATGGTCAATATTGGATTGTCGCTGAGCTCCCAACTGGCGCCTGCCCCCTGGTGGTCAGTGACACTGCAAGCCAACCTGAACAGAAAGCGGATAGAAGGGGTAGTCGTCAACTCGATTGCGGCTTCAGTAACGCAGCTGTATATGAATGTCAGTAACCAGTTTCGCTTCAAGGGCGGATGGTTGGCGGAACTGTCGGGGTTTTATATCACGCGTGCACAAAACGACCTGCAGGAAGTGCTGGATCCTACGGGCCAGCTGTCAGTGGGCCTGGCCAAACAAATATGGAAAAACAAAGCAACGCTTAAACTCAGTATCCGTGATATATTCTATACACAGGCCATGGCAGGATGGACGGATTTCCAACAGGCCCGGGAATATTTCAAACTCACGCGGGATAGCCGGGTAGCAACGCTGGCCTTTACCTGGCGCTTTGGCAAACCACTGAAAGGAGCCACCCGCAAATCGGGCAGCGCCTCGGATGAGATCAAAGAAAGGGTTGGGCAAAATTAA
- a CDS encoding App1 family protein — protein sequence MLPQKYGITANFQAMGDINVKVYHGYGHTHNLVLYGHVFKNKAVVQKQYTTRVFTNIIHLLRLFFVKPLLRVKVRLYWQDESFETLTEDDGFFKFEWQSGQEITAGWHPVKVACIGKEEEVVATGEGKVYVPHSTQYIFISDIDDTVMVSYSATRFRRLRELLIRNPRTRQQFAKVSDWYGRLANAHTHAATPNPFFYVSSSEWNLYDYLLEFFRFNKLPEGIFLLNQIKRWYQLFSTGKTKHAGKLLRIARILDVFPKQQFVLIGDNSQHDPDIYTSIAAKYPQKIFAIYIRNVRPPKEALTSKTLLAAEEAGVHTFLFTGSEEATAHGQTIGLIGI from the coding sequence ATGCTACCACAGAAATATGGAATTACAGCTAATTTCCAGGCAATGGGCGATATAAATGTTAAAGTATATCATGGATACGGGCATACCCACAATTTGGTGTTGTATGGGCATGTGTTTAAGAATAAAGCTGTAGTGCAAAAACAATATACCACCCGTGTTTTTACTAATATCATACACCTGTTGCGGCTTTTTTTTGTAAAACCATTGCTCCGTGTGAAGGTTCGTCTCTATTGGCAGGATGAATCCTTTGAAACCTTAACTGAAGATGACGGTTTTTTTAAATTTGAATGGCAGTCCGGGCAGGAAATAACCGCTGGCTGGCACCCGGTGAAGGTGGCTTGTATTGGTAAAGAAGAGGAGGTGGTTGCTACCGGTGAGGGTAAGGTATACGTACCGCATTCCACCCAGTACATATTCATTTCCGATATTGATGACACCGTGATGGTGTCTTACTCTGCTACCCGGTTCAGGAGGTTGCGGGAATTGCTGATCAGGAATCCACGTACCAGACAGCAGTTTGCAAAAGTGTCTGATTGGTATGGCCGGTTAGCGAACGCCCATACTCATGCCGCTACACCCAATCCCTTTTTCTATGTTTCCAGCAGTGAATGGAATTTATATGATTACCTCCTGGAGTTCTTTCGTTTTAATAAATTACCCGAAGGCATTTTTTTATTGAACCAGATAAAAAGATGGTACCAGTTATTCAGCACCGGTAAAACAAAACATGCCGGCAAATTGCTGCGGATAGCCCGTATACTGGACGTCTTTCCCAAACAGCAGTTTGTATTGATCGGTGATAATTCCCAACATGATCCGGATATTTATACCAGCATCGCTGCCAAATACCCACAGAAGATCTTCGCTATCTATATCCGCAATGTGCGTCCTCCCAAGGAAGCACTTACCAGCAAAACACTCTTGGCAGCAGAAGAAGCTGGTGTTCACACCTTCTTGTTTACAGGTAGTGAGGAAGCCACTGCACACGGACAGACTATTGGCCTTATCGGCATTTAA
- a CDS encoding diacylglycerol/lipid kinase family protein — MTTPGIIKLLFIVNNRSGNNNTNWRNAILQYFNNSLHTAEVYELPEDCTKEAIQQKIHASGAQRIIAVGGDGTVKLVAEIVAGTNLPMGILPAGSANGMAKELGIPVDLQAALEVATEGIVTKIDAIRVNGELCIHLSDIGFNAFVIKTFESMNRRGMWSYIKAAWRVLWRNRKMQVKIETDNHYVNREAQMIVLANASRYGTGAVINPEGKLNDGRFEIIVIRKISPGELFKMMVSHKPYDPAKTELFTTRSVTVQSRHKTHFQVDGEYLGKINSLEAAIEPHALSIVVPVENN; from the coding sequence ATGACTACACCCGGTATCATAAAATTACTGTTTATCGTTAACAACCGGTCGGGCAACAACAATACCAACTGGCGTAATGCTATATTGCAATATTTCAACAATTCACTTCACACGGCAGAGGTATATGAATTACCGGAAGATTGCACCAAAGAAGCTATCCAACAAAAAATCCATGCCAGTGGGGCACAACGGATCATTGCTGTGGGAGGTGATGGTACTGTAAAGCTGGTGGCGGAAATAGTGGCAGGCACCAACCTGCCCATGGGTATTTTGCCAGCGGGCTCTGCCAACGGCATGGCAAAAGAGCTGGGCATTCCTGTTGATCTTCAGGCAGCGCTTGAAGTAGCCACAGAAGGGATTGTCACTAAGATCGATGCTATTCGTGTCAATGGGGAGCTTTGTATTCACCTATCGGATATCGGCTTCAATGCCTTCGTGATCAAAACATTTGAATCTATGAACCGCAGAGGCATGTGGAGTTATATAAAAGCAGCCTGGCGGGTATTGTGGCGCAACCGCAAGATGCAGGTAAAGATCGAAACAGATAACCATTATGTAAACCGGGAAGCACAAATGATCGTGCTGGCCAATGCCAGCAGGTACGGAACGGGTGCAGTGATCAACCCGGAGGGTAAACTGAATGATGGGCGTTTCGAGATCATTGTTATCCGTAAGATCTCTCCTGGTGAGTTATTTAAAATGATGGTATCGCATAAGCCTTACGATCCTGCCAAAACGGAATTATTTACAACGCGCTCGGTAACGGTGCAGTCACGTCATAAAACGCATTTCCAGGTAGATGGTGAATACCTGGGCAAGATCAATTCGCTGGAGGCTGCTATTGAGCCTCATGCCCTGTCTATTGTTGTACCGGTAGAAAACAATTAA
- a CDS encoding DUF1415 domain-containing protein, which yields MDATTEQVIAQTRKWITDVVIACNFCPFAAREIKRSSIHYQVETGSSIEQCLSTFLQECKRLDEQPDVETVLIILPQSFQAFDQYLDLVGLAEKLLKKKGYEGIYQVASFHPDYRFAGAPADDAANFTNRSVYPMLHLLREESIEAALRRYPDPDSIPAGNIDFARNKGYIYMKMLRDSCLQTD from the coding sequence ATGGATGCTACAACAGAACAGGTCATAGCGCAAACCAGGAAATGGATCACCGATGTAGTGATCGCCTGCAACTTTTGTCCCTTTGCTGCAAGAGAAATAAAACGCAGCAGTATTCACTACCAGGTGGAAACAGGCAGCAGTATAGAACAATGCTTATCAACCTTCCTACAGGAATGCAAACGGCTGGATGAACAGCCCGACGTAGAAACCGTACTGATCATATTACCTCAATCATTTCAGGCATTTGATCAATACCTCGACCTGGTGGGACTTGCTGAAAAGCTCCTGAAGAAAAAAGGGTATGAAGGCATTTACCAGGTAGCCAGTTTTCACCCCGACTATCGCTTTGCCGGCGCCCCGGCCGATGATGCTGCCAATTTTACCAACCGCTCTGTTTATCCCATGCTGCACCTGTTGCGGGAAGAAAGTATTGAAGCCGCGCTCAGGCGTTATCCCGATCCCGATAGTATACCTGCCGGCAATATTGATTTTGCCCGTAATAAAGGATATATCTATATGAAGATGTTACGGGATAGCTGTTTGCAGACAGACTAA
- a CDS encoding DUF1349 domain-containing protein translates to MKNRWSLLLSLSTITATAQSGIERLSDDFNDTASLQQWSFFHASEGYPNKIKSVGINQGKLELQPKASGWYADYQAPFLFKTVTGNFDVRAKVKVSGFNSILPTVDWSLAGLMVRQPKNTNKDTWRPRQENWLFITTGVAEQTDLPVFEVKSTNNSLSNLKLRPGKTGWVELRIVRIEAAFILLARQEGEAWQILERFYRPVMIGPLQVGVNAYSSWNAVPQEVKSDPKVFNETVLDIPSDLLLQVDYIRFKRPVVNEAHLPRGYNAQYAGVLFYTPANLLTDYTVSNEEVLRIIGD, encoded by the coding sequence ATGAAAAATAGATGGAGCCTCTTACTGAGCCTTTCAACAATCACCGCTACGGCGCAATCGGGAATAGAGCGCTTGTCAGATGACTTCAACGATACCGCCTCTTTACAACAATGGTCTTTTTTTCATGCCTCAGAAGGATATCCAAATAAAATAAAGAGTGTTGGGATAAACCAGGGAAAGCTGGAACTGCAGCCCAAAGCCTCTGGATGGTATGCCGATTACCAGGCGCCTTTCCTCTTTAAAACCGTCACCGGCAATTTTGATGTAAGGGCTAAGGTAAAGGTCAGTGGGTTCAATAGCATATTGCCCACCGTCGATTGGTCGTTGGCAGGCTTGATGGTGCGGCAGCCCAAAAACACCAATAAAGATACCTGGCGGCCCCGCCAGGAAAATTGGTTATTCATCACAACAGGCGTAGCAGAACAAACCGACCTGCCCGTATTTGAAGTGAAGTCTACCAACAACAGCCTTTCCAACCTTAAACTCAGACCGGGTAAAACGGGATGGGTCGAGCTGCGCATCGTACGGATTGAAGCAGCTTTTATCCTCCTGGCGAGGCAGGAGGGAGAGGCCTGGCAAATACTGGAACGCTTTTACCGGCCGGTAATGATAGGCCCCTTACAGGTAGGTGTTAATGCGTATAGCTCCTGGAATGCCGTGCCGCAGGAAGTAAAGTCCGATCCCAAAGTATTTAATGAAACAGTATTGGATATACCTTCCGATCTCTTGTTGCAGGTGGATTATATCCGGTTCAAAAGGCCTGTGGTCAATGAGGCCCACCTGCCTCGTGGATACAATGCCCAATATGCCGGCGTCTTATTTTACACGCCAGCCAACCTGCTCACCGACTACACTGTTTCCAATGAAGAAGTGCTTCGCATAATTGGTGATTAA